The genomic segment TGACCACCAGAGTCTCGCCACACGCCGAGTGGTACTGAGCCGACAGGCGATCGATGAAGAGCTTGACCTCGGGCCGGGTGTAGGGGAACGACACGGCGCCCAGATCCAGGTGCCGCGTGGGCCGGACACGCACCAGCAGCCCCAGCCCTACGAACTTCCGCACGTGTGAGCGATTGCGCAGATAGGTGTAGTCGTGCTGCTGCGCGATGCGATTCTGCCGGTCCAGGGATGCCGGCGACCCGCGCAGGGACTGCGCCTGCGCGGGGACGACGCCCGCGACTACGAGCAGCGCTGAGAGTAGAGCGTTGCGCACCGATCCGCCTCGATCGATTCAGGTCACACCAATAAAAAACGGCCAGCCACGGCGCGGCGGCCGCCGCCCGCTCGCGGGTGGGTCATCCTCGGACAGGATGTCCACGGTACCGCGGGCGCGTGCCGACCGTCAATAGGGTTGGTCCTACACGGCGACCTCCGCCTGGGTTTCGCGACCGCCCCCGGTTCACTTCGGCGCGGCCGCCGGGTGGTTTCGCGCGGAGGGTCGTCGACCGCATCTTCCCCGCCACGCGAAACTCCAGCCTCCACGAAGGACAGCGCCGATGGCCCAGACCCCACCGCTTCGTTCGGTCGCCCTCATCGCCGCGCTGGCGACGACCGCGTGCGCCCAGGACGACGGGCCCGCGCTGACCCGCGTGGAGCTCGGGGCCGGGCCAGGTGCGGCCGAACCGAACCTGGCGCTGGACGCCGACGGCGCGGTCCTGGTGAGCTGGCTCGAGCCCGCCGGGCCGGACACCCACGCGCTTCGCTTCGCCCGGCGCCCGGCCGGCGGCGCCTGGTCCGAGCCGAAGACGATAGCCTCCGGCCCCCACTGGTTCGTCAACTGGGCCGACTTCCCGAGCGTGGTGAGGGTGGACGACGGCACCCTGGCGGCGCACTGGCTGGTGCGCTCCGGCCCCGGCACCTACGCCTACGACGTCGCCATGGCGCTGTCGACCGATGACGGCGCCACGTGGTCCGAGCCCTTCCGGCCGCACACCGACGGCACCCAGACAGAGCACGGCTTCGTGTCGCTCTTCGAGGCGCCGGCCGGGGGCGTGGGCGCGGTCTGGCTGGACGGCCGCGAAATGGGATCGGCCGAAGACGCGTCCGAGCCGGACGGCGGACACGGTGGCGGGGCCATGACGCTGCGTTACGCGCGCTTCGCGGACGCGGGCGGGGAGCCGCTGGACGGCTTCCTGCTGGACGGGCGCACGTGCGACTGCTGCCAGACCGACGCGGCGCGCGCCGGCGACGCGGTGCTGATCGCCTACCGCGACCGCGGCGACGATGAGGTGCGCGACATCGTGGTGCGCCGAGGCACGCGCGACGGCTGGGAGGAGCCCACCAGGGTTCACGCCGACGAGTGGCTCATCCCGGCGTGTCCGGTGAACGGGCCGGCCATCGCGGCCTCGGGTGATCACGCGGCCATCGCGTGGTTCACCGCGGCGCGCGACACGCCCAGGGTCAACGTCGCCTTTTCGGGCGACGGAGGGCGCTCGTTCGGAGCGCCCGTGCGCGTGGACGGTGGCTCGCCCGAGGGCCGCGTGGACCTCCAGCTCGTGGGGACCGCCGCGGCCGTGAGCTGGCTGGAGCGCACCGCCGACGGCGCGGAGGTGCGCGTGCGCCTGGTCGAGGAGGGCCGGATCGGCACCCCGCTCGTGATCACCCGGACCGGCGCCGAGCGGGCCAGCGGCTTCCCCCGGTTCGTGCGCGCCGGGGACGAGCTGGTGTTCGCCTGGACGCGCGCGGGGGACCCCTCGCGGGTGCTCACCGCGGCTCTGCCGCTCGACCGATTGCCGCGCCCGTGAGTCACCTGTCCGACCCGCGCATCCTGCTCGACGCGAGCAGCATCCTGGATTCTTCGCTGGACTGGGTGGAGGGGCTGCGGCGGCTCGCCGATCTGGTGTCGCCGGCGCTGTCGGACTGGTGCTGCCTGGACATCCTCGAGCCCGGAGAGCCGCCGCGCCGAATCTGCGGCGCGGGTGGTCGGCCCGATCGAGACCCTCTGCTGCGCGAGTTGGAGGCGGATTTCCCTCTGGATCCGGACTCGCCGCATCCCGCGGCGCTCACCATCCGGACCGGCCAGCCCGTGATCATGGAGAACCTTTCGCCTCCCGCGCTCGCACGCTACGGCCTCAAGCCGCGACACCTGGAGATCCTCGGCCGGGTGGGCGTGTCGTCGGGGGTGTCGGTGCCAATCACCGCGCGCGGCAGGGTGTTGGGGGCCATGACGCTGGTCCAGGTGACCCACACGACGGTGGCCGAGGACACCGTGCTCGTGGCCCGGGAGCTGGGACAGCGCGCCGGCCTGTCCATCGCCAACGCGATGCTGTACCGCGACGCGCAGGCGGCCAGCAAGGCGAAATCGGACTTCCTGGCGGTCATGTCCCACGAGCTGCGCACGCCGCTGAACTCGATCCTGGGCTACGTCGATCTGATCCAGGCGGGCATCGGCGGGCCGGTCACCGATGAGCAGGGCGCGCACCTGTCCAGGATCCGGATCAGCTCGCGCCACCTGCTGCAGATCATCGACGAGATCCTGACGTACTCCCGCATGGACGCGGGGCGAGAGACCCTGCGCGTCGAGCCGGTCGAGCTTGCCGGCGCCTGCGCGGACGTGGTGGCGCTGGCGGAGCCGCTGGCGCGAGAGCGGGGCCTGGAGTTCCGGATCGACCCCGTCCCGGAGGCGACCCTGCTCACGGACCCGCAGAAGATCCGCCAGATCCTGCTCAACCTGCTCACCAACGCGGTCAAGTTCACCGACACGGGTTGGGTCAAGCTCGCGGCCGGCGTGAGCGGGGAGTGCTGCGTGTTCGAGGTGTCGGACAGCGGCAGGGGAATCGCGGGCGAGGACCTGCAGCGCGTCTTCGAACCCTTCTGGCAGGTGGAGCAGGCGCGCACGCGAAGCCGGGGCGGCACCGGCCTGGGCCTGGCCGTCTCGCGCCGGCTGTGTCAGTTGCTGGGCGGGGACCTCTCGGTCTCCTCCGAGCCGGGGTCGGGCGCCACGTTCCGGGCGGCGATAGCGCTGAAGCTGGATCCGGAAGCGGCCGGCGGCGGGCGGCGGCCGGTGCACACAGAACCCTGCGCCGAGGCGGTCGCGCGAACCGTGTCGGCCAGGCATGGGACTTAACGACCCTCAGCCACCGTCCGTCAGAGATCTTCGGGGGCCGGCTCCACCGCCGAAGAGGAGCAGGAGACATGAGGACACACACCACACCCGCCGCGGGGATCGCGGCCAGCCGTCTCTGGGCGATCCCGGCGCTCCTGGCGCTGATGCTGGCGGCTTGCGGCGAGGACCCGACCGTCCCGCAGCCGAGCGCGGACGGCATAGAGGCCGACCTGACCCGGCTGGACTCGGAGGCGCTCGGCGAGGGCGACGGCCAGTTGGCCATGGAGTCCGACGTGGCGGCGTTCGTGGGACCGCCGCGGGACCGCCCACCGGTCGACTCCAGGTCGCTCCTGGTTGGTCTGACGCACCGCGCCATCCGCATCGTGGCCGAGGAGGAAGGCCCGGAGGCGGCGCGTGCGCTGCTGGCCCCCGTATTCGAGGCGCTACAGAGCGCGCGGCGCGCGCGCCAGGCGGGCGAGCTCGAGCTGGCGCGGGAGTTCCTGCTGGAGGCGCGCCTGCGCATGGCGCAGATCGTGGTGCACGTGCTCGGGCCCGAGGTGTCCGTGCGCGTGCTGAACGGCGTCTCCGAGCGCGTGCACGCTCTCTTCACGCGGCTCGAGGAGGCCGAGGCCAACGGCGAGGAGCACCCGCGCGTGCGCGCGCTCCTGGAGCGCGCCGCTGAGCTGCTGCGGCAGTCGGCGCGGGCTCTGGAGGGCGGCCACCCGGCGCTGTCGCTGGAGCGTTCGACGCGCGCCGCTGATCTGCTGCATCACTGGCTGGACGGGTAGCGGAGGGCTGCTCGGCGCGGAGCGACGCTGTGTGCCGGCAACGGTACACTAGCCGGCGTGACGCGCGCCGCCGGGATGCAGAGCGCCCCGGCCGGGGAAACCCGGTCGGGGCGCCAGTGCGTGAGGCGGGCGCGCTGTCTCAGCCGCCCTCCGGCACGTGAATTCCAGCCGACATCAGCGGCTGCGGATTTCCACCGAACCCGAGAAGCTGCTGGCGTCCACCCGCGCGCTCCCGTCGCCCACCCTGAAGTGCGCCTCGCGACCTGGGGTCCAGCGGCTGGTGCGCTCTACTTGATCCGAAATGTCGAGGTCTCTCAACCGGCCCCGGATGGAGCCGCTGAAGGTCGACAGGGAGAACTCGGCGTTCACGTCACCGGTCAGCACGAGCACCACGCGGCCGCTGTGGCTCTCGAAGTCGAAGTCGCCGCCGTCGGCGAGCTCGCCGGTGAACGCGACCGATCCCGACACCGTCTCGAAGTTGCCGTCCAGGAAGGTGCCCCCGCGCACGTCCACGTCCCCGCTGACCGACCCGGCGCGGATGCTCGCGCCGTCCACGCCGCTCACGACCACGTCGCCACTGACTGATTCCAGCCGCAGGTCGGGGCTCGTCCCCTCGACCTGGATGGTGCCGCTGACCGACTCCGCGCGGACCTCACCGCCGGCGCCGCGGATGTCTACGTCGCCGCTCACGGCCTCCAGGTCGAGGCGGCCGTTGACGCCCTGCACGTCGATGTCCGACGACACGGTCTCGACTCTCAGTCGCGCTCCGGCCGGCATGCTGATCTCCAGCGCGGTGCCCGAGCTGCGCCAGGATCCGCCGCGCCGCGGGTGCCGCACGCGGATCGACACGCGGCCGCCCGACGCGACGATGTCCACGTCCTCCACGTTGCGCCCGAGCGTGCCCGTGACGCGCACCTCGTCGCGGTTCCAGCCGCGCACCTCGATGGAGCCCGCGAGGTTCTCCACCTCGACCCTGCCGTTCGCGCGCAGGGCCCTGGTCTCATCGATCTCGCGCTGGGCCAGCGCCTCGCCGGGGTTCGCGGCCAGCAGCAAGCCGAACACGGCCAGGCTCGTCGCAGCTCTCATTGTGGGTCGCATGGTGCGCTCCTATATCGTCCGAGGCAGGCCGACGGCCCGCTCCAAAAGTTCAACCTTCCGCCCGTAGGCGCTGTGCAGCATATCCGGCAGCACCGGATCCCCGGGCGACTCGTCGAAGGCGGCTCGCGCCGCCTCGATCGCCCGGTCCACGATCTCCAGGTTCCGCTCTATTTCCACCACGATCTCCGGCGCCAGCTCGCCGCGCCGGCGCTCCAGCTCCGCCTGCAGCTCGGCCACCGGACTCTCGTACTCCTTCACCAGCTCGGCGCGCGGGTCCAGGTCATCGTCGCTGACCAGCACCGCGCCGTCGGCATCGACCGACGTGACCGCGGGCTGTGCCACCGGCGCCTGTCCCGCGCGGGCGATGATCACGCCCGTCACCCCGCCCACCAGCAGCAGCGCCACGGACGCCGCCACGCGCAGCGCCGGCGACCACGTAGCGCGCCGCTCCGCCACCGCGACGCCCGTCCGGTCGGCCGGGAAGGCAATCTCCTTGTGCGCCGCCGCGCGGATGCGCGCCTGGATTCCGTCCCACAGCTCCCGCTCGGGCTCCACCGGTCCGCCCAGCTCGCGCGCCCGCTCCAGCAGGTCGCGTAGCTCCCGCACCTGCGCGGCACACCGGACGCACCCGTCCAGGTGCGCGCGCACGGCCTCGGCTTCCCGTGGAGCCAGCGAGCCGTCCGCGGCGTCGTGCAGCCGCGTCTCGTTCAGGTGCATGTCGCTCATGCCAGTACCTTTTTCAGCAGCTTCCGGGCGCGGTGCAACTGGGCCTTCGATGTGCCCACCGCCGTGCCCGTCATCTCGGCGATCTCCGCGTGCTTGTAGCCCTCGATGTCGTGCAGCACGAAAACCCTCCTCGCTCCCTCGGGAAGCGTCGCCATCGCCCGTTCCAGATCCAACTTCGCTCCGGTGGACGCGGGCCTCGTCGATCCCGCCAGTCGACCCACGTCGTCTGTCAGGGTGACGCGGGCTTCGCGGCGCTTCTGCGACCTCAGGTGCTGGAGCACCACGTTGACCGCCAGCCTGTGCAACCACGTGGAGAACGCGCTGTCCCCGCGGAACAGGGAGAGCTTCTCCCACGCCCGCACGAAGACGTCCTGCGTGAGTTCTTCGGCGGCGGCCTGCTCGGCGACCATGCGCAGGCAGAGGCCGTGTACTCGCCCCACGTTGCCCCGGTAAAGGGCCTCGAAGGCCGCCTCGTCGCCTGCTCGGGCCCGCTCTATCAGGCCGCTCGTTTCGCCGTGTCGGTCCGCCGCGATCGTCCTCTTCACCGCGCTCGCTGACGCCAGTGGTCCATTCCCTTCGGTGGATTGGCCGCTCAGCCTGTGCGCGACCTCCCGGGGTCGCCGCGTCGTCCTGTCGGTTTTTGAGATGCCGACCGCAGGGGCGGGGTTTACGCGGGCTGAAGCTACCTAGCGGCCGCTGGTGGACATTATGCGAGAGGGCGCCCGAGGGCTACCGGGCGCCGACCGTGGCGCCACGCGCCCGAGCGGCGTAGGCTTCAGGCGCGCGGACCCGCCGTCGGAGCGCCGCGCGGTTCATAGCGTCGCTCGTGAGGAGGAGGGGAGCAGATGAAGCGGCCGAGCGCCCGCCTTCAAGTCGCCGGGGCCAAACCGCAGGACGTGGGCAAGGGCGTGGCGCGCCTGGGCTCCACCGAGCTGGAGCAGCTCGGGGTCAAGGAAGGCGACGTCATCGAGCTCGAGGGGAAGCGCACCACGGTGGCGATCGCGCTTCCGCCCTACGCCGAGGACGAGGGCCTGGAGGTCATCCGACTCGACGGCCTGCAGCGCGCCAACGCCGACGTGGGCATGGGCGATCACGTCGTGGTACGACGCGCCGAAGTCAGCCCGGCGCGCAAGGTGACGCTGGCCCCGGCGCAGACCAACGTGAAGCTGTCCGGCTCGCCGGAGCTGCTCCGCCGCACGCTCTTCCAGCGACCCCTTACGGCGGGCGACGTGATCTCGACGGCGGTCTACCGGCCGTCCTCCAGCGCCGAAGGCGTCGGCTTCCCGGAGGACGTCTTCCGCACGTTCTTCCAGCAGCCCGCCTACGCGCTGCAGGAGATCCGACTCATCGTCGTGTCGACCACCCCGCGCGGCGTGGTCAGGGTGGCCGAGGACACCGAGATCGAGCTGCTGCCCGAGTACACCGAGCCGCAGGAGGCGCGGCGCATCGACGTCACCTACGACGACGTCGGCGGGCACGGGGACGCGGTCGACCAGGTGCGGGAGATGGTGGAGCTGCCCCTCAAGCACCCCGAGCTCTTCCACCGGCTGGGCATCGACCCGCCCAAGGGCGTGCTCCTGTACGGCCCGCCGGGAACAGGTAAGACGCTGCTCGCGCGCGCCGTGGCCAACGAGTCCGACGCCGCGTTCTTCCACATCGCCGGCCCCGAGATCATGGGTCGCTACTACGGCGAGTCAGAGGGCCGGCTGCGCGAGGTCTTCGAGCAGGCCGAGCAGCAGGCCCCCTCCATCGTCTTCATCGACGAGGTCGACTCCATCGCCCCCAAGCGCCAGGAGGCCTCGGGCGAGGTGGAGCGCCGGGTGGTGGCGCAGCTGCTCACCCTGATGGACGGGCTCAAACCGCGCCAGAACGTGATCGTGATCGCCGCCACCAACCGGGTGGACGCGATCGACGAGGCGCTGCGCCGGCCCGGCCGCTTCGACCGCGAGATCGTCATCGGCGTGCCGGACGCCGTCGGCCGCCGCGAGATCCTGTCCATCCACACGCGCGGGATGCCGCTGGACTGGCGCGTCGAGCTGGCCCGTCTGGCGCGCCGCACCTACGGCTTCGTGGGCGCCGATCTGTCCGCGCTGTCGCGCGAAGCAGCCATGGAGGCGTTGCGCCGCACGTTGCCCGACCTGGACATAGCCGCGGGTGAGGTACCCTCCGAGGTGCTCGAGGCGCTGCGCGTGACGACCGAGGACTTCGACAACGCTCTGCACCGGGTCCAGCCGTCGGCGCTACGCGAGATCATGATCCAGGTCCCCGACGTGACCTGGGGCGACATAGGCGGACTCAAGGAGGCGCAGGAGCGGCTCATCGAGGGCATCGAGCTGCCGCTGCGCTTCCCGGAGGCGTTCCAGCGCCTGGGCATCCGGCCGGCGCGCGGGTTCCTGCTGTTCGGCCCCCCGGGCACCGGCAAGACGCTGCTGGCGAAGGCGGTCGCGCGCGAGGCGGAGGCCAACTTCATCGCCACCAAATCCTCCAGCCTGCTGTCCAAGTGGTACGGCGAGTCGGAGCAGCAGATGAGCCGGCTGTTCGCGCGCGCGCGCCAGGTCGCCCCCACGGTGATCTTCATGGACGAGATCGATTCGCTGGCGCCGCCCCGGGGCGGGTTCCGGGGCGAGCCGGCGGTGACCGAGCGCGTGGTCAACACGCTGCTCTCGGAGATGGACGGCCTGGAGACGCTGCGGGGCGTGGTGGTCATCGGCGCCACCAACCGGCCGCTCCTGGTCGACCCGGCGCTGCTGCGGCCGGGCCGGTTCGACGAGCTGATCTACGTCTCCGTGCCGGACGAGGACGGACGCCGCCGGATCCTGGGCATCCACACTTCGGACATGCCGCTCGCGGCCGACGTGGACCTGGACGCGCTGGCGGGCGACACCGAGGGCTATACGGGCGCGGACCTGGAAGACCTGGTCCGGCGCGCGGGCCTGGAGGCGCTGCGCGAGGACCTGGAGATGGCCGAGGTGTCGATGGAGCTCTTCCTGCGCTCGCTCAAGTCGACGCGACCCTCGGTCACCCCCGAGATGGAAGAGGAGTACAAGCAGATCCTCGCGACGCTCAAACAGGAGAGCCCGCTGGGCACGGGCAGGATCGGGTTCGAGGTGGTCCAGCGGCCGGAGGGGCGGCCGATGGCCGCTCGGTCCGAGTCAGAGTCCGGAGACGCCGAGGACTACGAGGGCCCGATCTCGTAGGGCCGCGCGGGCTCCGTCGGCTCGTCGAGCGCGAGGCTCGAGTCCAGGCGGCGCCCCACATCGGCCAGCGCGCCGTCCACCTCGTCGAGGTTCTGGCCGGCGTGCCGGAATTGCCGGGCCGCGCGCTCCAGCAGGCCGCGCGCGCGGTCCACGTCGGTCCGCAGGTGCTCCAGGGTCCGGTGCAGTCCGCGCGCCCGCTCGGCCACGCGCACTCCCTTGAGCCCCAGCAGCACCGCCTGCAGGTAGGCGTACAGGGTGTTGGGGGAGCACGGCACCACGCGCCGCTCGCGCGCGTAGGCCAGGAAGCTGCCGCCGTCGGCGTCGCGCACCGCCAACTCGTAGTAGACCGCCTCCGACGGCACGAACATGAACGCGAAGTCGAGGGTGCCGTCCACGGGACAGATGTAGCGCTCGGCGATCTCGTCCACGCGTCCCTTCACGGCTCCGCGCAGCTCGCGTTGCGCCGCGCGCTCGGTGTCCTCGTCCGCGCCTGCCTCGCGCGCCTCGAGCAGCCGCTGGAACGCCTCGAGCGGGAACTTGCTGTCCACGCAGATCAGCCGTCCGTCCGCCGCGCGCACCGCGAAGTCCACTATGGTGCCACGCGACGCGAGGGTGTGCTGGCGCAGGATGTGCTCGTCGGGCAGGACTTCGGCGAGCAGCGCCTCGAGGGTCCACTCCCCGAGGCCTCCGCGCAGCTTGGGCGCGGCGAGCAGCTTCTCCAGGCCCGCGATGGAGCGGCCCACCGACTCGACCTGGCGGGTGGCC from the Gemmatimonadota bacterium genome contains:
- a CDS encoding DNA recombination protein RmuC; this encodes MGSSLTIALGAVAVVIALVALLEVRRAARAAAEPVRQLELRLRDLSDHLGGRLEDSAQAARGLTTLVDGRLRDTGRSLAEVQTQLARLDEATRQVESVGRSIAGLEKLLAAPKLRGGLGEWTLEALLAEVLPDEHILRQHTLASRGTIVDFAVRAADGRLICVDSKFPLEAFQRLLEAREAGADEDTERAAQRELRGAVKGRVDEIAERYICPVDGTLDFAFMFVPSEAVYYELAVRDADGGSFLAYARERRVVPCSPNTLYAYLQAVLLGLKGVRVAERARGLHRTLEHLRTDVDRARGLLERAARQFRHAGQNLDEVDGALADVGRRLDSSLALDEPTEPARPYEIGPS
- a CDS encoding DUF4097 family beta strand repeat-containing protein → MRPTMRAATSLAVFGLLLAANPGEALAQREIDETRALRANGRVEVENLAGSIEVRGWNRDEVRVTGTLGRNVEDVDIVASGGRVSIRVRHPRRGGSWRSSGTALEISMPAGARLRVETVSSDIDVQGVNGRLDLEAVSGDVDIRGAGGEVRAESVSGTIQVEGTSPDLRLESVSGDVVVSGVDGASIRAGSVSGDVDVRGGTFLDGNFETVSGSVAFTGELADGGDFDFESHSGRVVLVLTGDVNAEFSLSTFSGSIRGRLRDLDISDQVERTSRWTPGREAHFRVGDGSARVDASSFSGSVEIRSR
- a CDS encoding anti-sigma factor, with amino-acid sequence MSDMHLNETRLHDAADGSLAPREAEAVRAHLDGCVRCAAQVRELRDLLERARELGGPVEPERELWDGIQARIRAAAHKEIAFPADRTGVAVAERRATWSPALRVAASVALLLVGGVTGVIIARAGQAPVAQPAVTSVDADGAVLVSDDDLDPRAELVKEYESPVAELQAELERRRGELAPEIVVEIERNLEIVDRAIEAARAAFDESPGDPVLPDMLHSAYGRKVELLERAVGLPRTI
- a CDS encoding CDC48 family AAA ATPase, whose translation is MKRPSARLQVAGAKPQDVGKGVARLGSTELEQLGVKEGDVIELEGKRTTVAIALPPYAEDEGLEVIRLDGLQRANADVGMGDHVVVRRAEVSPARKVTLAPAQTNVKLSGSPELLRRTLFQRPLTAGDVISTAVYRPSSSAEGVGFPEDVFRTFFQQPAYALQEIRLIVVSTTPRGVVRVAEDTEIELLPEYTEPQEARRIDVTYDDVGGHGDAVDQVREMVELPLKHPELFHRLGIDPPKGVLLYGPPGTGKTLLARAVANESDAAFFHIAGPEIMGRYYGESEGRLREVFEQAEQQAPSIVFIDEVDSIAPKRQEASGEVERRVVAQLLTLMDGLKPRQNVIVIAATNRVDAIDEALRRPGRFDREIVIGVPDAVGRREILSIHTRGMPLDWRVELARLARRTYGFVGADLSALSREAAMEALRRTLPDLDIAAGEVPSEVLEALRVTTEDFDNALHRVQPSALREIMIQVPDVTWGDIGGLKEAQERLIEGIELPLRFPEAFQRLGIRPARGFLLFGPPGTGKTLLAKAVAREAEANFIATKSSSLLSKWYGESEQQMSRLFARARQVAPTVIFMDEIDSLAPPRGGFRGEPAVTERVVNTLLSEMDGLETLRGVVVIGATNRPLLVDPALLRPGRFDELIYVSVPDEDGRRRILGIHTSDMPLAADVDLDALAGDTEGYTGADLEDLVRRAGLEALREDLEMAEVSMELFLRSLKSTRPSVTPEMEEEYKQILATLKQESPLGTGRIGFEVVQRPEGRPMAARSESESGDAEDYEGPIS
- a CDS encoding HAMP domain-containing sensor histidine kinase gives rise to the protein MSHLSDPRILLDASSILDSSLDWVEGLRRLADLVSPALSDWCCLDILEPGEPPRRICGAGGRPDRDPLLRELEADFPLDPDSPHPAALTIRTGQPVIMENLSPPALARYGLKPRHLEILGRVGVSSGVSVPITARGRVLGAMTLVQVTHTTVAEDTVLVARELGQRAGLSIANAMLYRDAQAASKAKSDFLAVMSHELRTPLNSILGYVDLIQAGIGGPVTDEQGAHLSRIRISSRHLLQIIDEILTYSRMDAGRETLRVEPVELAGACADVVALAEPLARERGLEFRIDPVPEATLLTDPQKIRQILLNLLTNAVKFTDTGWVKLAAGVSGECCVFEVSDSGRGIAGEDLQRVFEPFWQVEQARTRSRGGTGLGLAVSRRLCQLLGGDLSVSSEPGSGATFRAAIALKLDPEAAGGGRRPVHTEPCAEAVARTVSARHGT
- a CDS encoding sigma-70 family RNA polymerase sigma factor, which encodes MKRTIAADRHGETSGLIERARAGDEAAFEALYRGNVGRVHGLCLRMVAEQAAAEELTQDVFVRAWEKLSLFRGDSAFSTWLHRLAVNVVLQHLRSQKRREARVTLTDDVGRLAGSTRPASTGAKLDLERAMATLPEGARRVFVLHDIEGYKHAEIAEMTGTAVGTSKAQLHRARKLLKKVLA